In a single window of the Drosophila albomicans strain 15112-1751.03 chromosome 3, ASM965048v2, whole genome shotgun sequence genome:
- the LOC117569079 gene encoding DNA-directed RNA polymerase II subunit RPB1 isoform X5: protein MEVLRKFLLLCAVLFSVNTFTAAEPVYSNAITNELSLGNLLFDAITGDLIIPGLDILNNLDQCVANYVSKDFEILISAGAKIRRCSNLKRNVLQNYLQQSSSSGVKTSFNQQSAACNSHSSCYTDLVMNLLGSVQSLEKNYGQIRHCIHKQIDKAEFHLRVEYINLQNCFSGITNLNVTTPAPGTPAWNVTSPAPGTPSWNFTTPAPGTPSWNVTTPAPGTPSWNVTTPAPGTPSWNVTTPAPGTPSWNVTTPAPGTPSWNETTPTWSPPIWNNTTPGWNNTTPGWNETTPTWSPPIWNNTTPGWNNTTPGWNETTPTWSPPIWNNTTPGWNNTTPGWNETTPTWSPPIWNNTTPGWNNTTPGWNETTPTWIPPIWNNTTPGWNNTTPGWNETTPTWSPPIWNNTTPGWNNTTPGWNETTPTWSPPIWNNTTPGWNNTTPGWNETTTTWSPPIWNNTTPSPNWNETTWSTPSWNNTTPGWNNTTPGWNNTTPSPNWNETTWSTPSWNNTTPGWNNTTPGWNNTTPTPNWNETTWSTPSWNNTTPGWNNTTPGWNNTTPTPNWNETTWSTPIWNNTTPGWNNTTPGWNNTTPTPNWNETTWSTPSWNNTTPGWNNTTPSPNWNETTWSTPIWNNTTPGWNNTTPTPNWNETTWSTPIWNNTTPGWNNTTPSPNWNETTVSWNTTTPAWNQTTLSSNTTTPSWSTTTEVPQTTTTQSWWDKLWHDIF from the exons ATGGAGGTTCTCCGCAAATTTTTACTGCTTTGTGCAGTACTATTCAGTGTAAAT ACCTTTACGGCTGCAGAGCCCGTATACTCGAATGCCATCACCAATGAGTTGAGTTTGGGTAACTTATTGTTCGATGCCATCACTGGAGATTTGATTATTCCTGGTCTTGACATCTTGAACAATCTTGATCAATGTGTCGCAAATTATGTCTCGAAAGATTTTGAGATCTTAATCAGCGCTGGCGCCAAGATACGTCGTTGCAGTAATCTGAAACGGAATGTCCtgcaaaactatttgcaaCAGAGCAGCTCGTCGGGTGTGAAGACCTCCTTCAACCAACAGTCGGCTGCCTGTAATTCCCATAGTTCCTGCTATACCGATCTG GTGATGAACCTACTCGGCAGTGTGCAAAGCCTGGAAAAGAATTATGGACAAATCCGTCATTGCATCCACAAGCAAATTGATAAAGCTGAATTCCATTTGAGAGTCGAGTACATCAACTTGCAAAACTGTTTTTCTGGTATAACAAACTTGAACGTTACAACCCCAGCACCGGGTACACCAGCCTGGAATGTTACAAGCCCAGCACCCGGAACACCAAGTTGGAACTTTACCACTCCAGCACCAGGAACTCCAAGCTGGAACGTTACAACGCCAGCTCCTGGAACTCCAAGCTGGAACGTTACAACGCCAGCACCAGGAACACCAAGCTGGAATGTCACAACCCCAGCACCCGGTACACCCAGCTGGAACGTTACAACCCCAGCACCGGGAACACCAAGCTGGAATGAAACAACTCCCACCTGGAGCCCTCCAATCTGGAATAACACTACTCCCGGCTGGAACAACACCACCCCTGGCTGGAATGAAACAACTCCTACCTGGAGCCCTCCAATCTGGAATAACACTACTCCCGGCTGGAACAACACCACCCCTGGCTGGAATGAAACAACTCCCAC CTGGAGCCCTCCAATCTGGAATAACACTACTCCCGGCTGGAACAACACCACCCCTGGCTGGAATGAAACAACTCCCACCTGGAGCCCTCCAATCTGGAATAACACCACTCCCGGCTGGAACAACACCACCCCTGGCTGGAATGAAACAACTCCCACCTGGATCCCTCCAATCTGGAATAACACTACCCCCGGCTGGAACAACACCACCCCTGGCTGGAATGAAACAACTCCCAC CTGGAGCCCTCCAATCTGGAATAACACTACCCCCGGCTGGAACAACACCACCCCTGGCTGGAATGAAACAACTCCCACCTGGAGCCCTCCAATTTGGAATAACACTACCCCTGGCTGGAACAACACCACCCCTGGTTGGAATGAGACCACTACCACCTGGAGCCCTCCAATCTGGAATAACACCACTCCTTCTCCAAACTGGAATGAAACTACCTGGAGTACACCAAGCTGGAACAACACCACACCTGGCTGGAATAACACCACTCCAGGATGGAATAACACCACTCCTTCCCCAAACTGGAATGAAACTACCTGGAGTACACCAAGCTGGAACAACACCACCCCTGGCTGGAATAACACCACTCCAGGATGGAATAACACCACCCCTACTCCGAACTGGAATGAGACAACCTGGAGTACACCAAGCTGGAACAACACCACTCCTGGCTGGAACAACACCACTCCTGGCTGGAATAACACCACTCCTACCCCGAACTGGAATGAAACTACTTGGAGCACACCAATCTGGAATAACACCACCCCTGGCTGGAATAATACCACTCCAGGATGGAATAACACCACTCCTACTCCGAACTGGAATGAGACAACCTGGAGTACACCAAGCTGGAACAACACCACTCCTGGCTGGAATAACACCACTCCTTCCCCAAACTGGAATGAAACTAC TTGGAGCACACCAATCTGGAACAACACCACCCCCGGCTGGAATAACACCACTCCTACTCCGAACTGGAATGAAACAACCTGGAGCACACCAATCTGGAATAATACCACTCCTGGCTGGAATAATACCACTCCCTCGCCGAACTGGAATGAGACCACCGTTAGCTGGAATACCACCACCCCCGCCTGGAATCAGACAACTCTGAGCTCGAACACCACTACTCCAAGCTGGAGTACTACCACTGAGGTTCCACAGACTACAACCACACAGAGCTGGTGGGACAAGCTTTGGCATGACATCTTCTAA
- the LOC117569079 gene encoding mucin-2 isoform X2: MEVLRKFLLLCAVLFSVNTFTAAEPVYSNAITNELSLGNLLFDAITGDLIIPGLDILNNLDQCVANYVSKDFEILISAGAKIRRCSNLKRNVLQNYLQQSSSSGVKTSFNQQSAACNSHSSCYTDLVMNLLGSVQSLEKNYGQIRHCIHKQIDKAEFHLRVEYINLQNCFSGITNLNVTTPAPGTPAWNVTSPAPGTPSWNFTTPAPGTPSWNVTTPAPGTPSWNVTTPAPGTPSWNVTTPAPGTPSWNVTTPAPGTPSWNETTPTWSPPIWNNTTPGWNNTTPGWNETTPTWSPPIWNNTTPGWNNTTPGWNETTPTWSPPIWNNTTPGWNNTTPGWNETTPTWSPPIWNNTTPGWNETTPTWSPPIWNNTTPGWNNTTPGWNETTPTWSPPIWNNTTPGWNNTTPGWNETTPTWSPPIWNNTTPGWNNTTPGWNETTPTWSPPIWNNTTPGWNNTTPGWNETTTTWSPPIWNNTTPSPNWNETTWSTPSWNNTTPGWNNTTPGWNNTTPSPNWNETTWSTPSWNNTTPGWNNTTPGWNNTTPTPNWNETTWSTPSWNNTTPGWNNTTPGWNNTTPTPNWNETTWSTPIWNNTTPGWNNTTPGWNNTTPTPNWNETTWSTPSWNNTTPGWNNTTPSPNWNETTWSTPIWNNTTPGWNNTTPTPNWNETTWSTPIWNNTTPGWNNTTPSPNWNETTVSWNTTTPAWNQTTLSSNTTTPSWSTTTEVPQTTTTQSWWDKLWHDIF, encoded by the exons ATGGAGGTTCTCCGCAAATTTTTACTGCTTTGTGCAGTACTATTCAGTGTAAAT ACCTTTACGGCTGCAGAGCCCGTATACTCGAATGCCATCACCAATGAGTTGAGTTTGGGTAACTTATTGTTCGATGCCATCACTGGAGATTTGATTATTCCTGGTCTTGACATCTTGAACAATCTTGATCAATGTGTCGCAAATTATGTCTCGAAAGATTTTGAGATCTTAATCAGCGCTGGCGCCAAGATACGTCGTTGCAGTAATCTGAAACGGAATGTCCtgcaaaactatttgcaaCAGAGCAGCTCGTCGGGTGTGAAGACCTCCTTCAACCAACAGTCGGCTGCCTGTAATTCCCATAGTTCCTGCTATACCGATCTG GTGATGAACCTACTCGGCAGTGTGCAAAGCCTGGAAAAGAATTATGGACAAATCCGTCATTGCATCCACAAGCAAATTGATAAAGCTGAATTCCATTTGAGAGTCGAGTACATCAACTTGCAAAACTGTTTTTCTGGTATAACAAACTTGAACGTTACAACCCCAGCACCGGGTACACCAGCCTGGAATGTTACAAGCCCAGCACCCGGAACACCAAGTTGGAACTTTACCACTCCAGCACCAGGAACTCCAAGCTGGAACGTTACAACGCCAGCTCCTGGAACTCCAAGCTGGAACGTTACAACGCCAGCACCAGGAACACCAAGCTGGAATGTCACAACCCCAGCACCCGGTACACCCAGCTGGAACGTTACAACCCCAGCACCGGGAACACCAAGCTGGAATGAAACAACTCCCACCTGGAGCCCTCCAATCTGGAATAACACTACTCCCGGCTGGAACAACACCACCCCTGGCTGGAATGAAACAACTCCTACCTGGAGCCCTCCAATCTGGAATAACACTACTCCCGGCTGGAACAACACCACCCCTGGCTGGAATGAAACAACTCCCACCTGGAGCCCTCCAATCTGGAATAACACTACTCCCGGCTGGAACAACACCACCCCTGGTTGGAATGAAACAACTCCCACCTGGAGTCCTCCCATCTGGAATAACACTACCCCCGGATGGAATGAAACAACTCCCACCTGGAGCCCTCCAATCTGGAATAACACTACTCCCGGCTGGAACAACACCACCCCTGGCTGGAATGAAACAACTCCCAC CTGGAGCCCACCAATCTGGAATAACACTACTCCCGGCTGGAACAACACCACCCCTGGCTGGAATGAAACAACTCCCACCTGGAGCCCTCCAATCTGGAATAACACTACCCCCGGCTGGAACAACACCACCCCTGGCTGGAATGAAACAACTCCCACCTGGAGCCCTCCAATTTGGAATAACACTACCCCTGGCTGGAACAACACCACCCCTGGTTGGAATGAGACCACTACCACCTGGAGCCCTCCAATCTGGAATAACACCACTCCTTCTCCAAACTGGAATGAAACTACCTGGAGTACACCAAGCTGGAACAACACCACACCTGGCTGGAATAACACCACTCCAGGATGGAATAACACCACTCCTTCCCCAAACTGGAATGAAACTACCTGGAGTACACCAAGCTGGAACAACACCACCCCTGGCTGGAATAACACCACTCCAGGATGGAATAACACCACCCCTACTCCGAACTGGAATGAGACAACCTGGAGTACACCAAGCTGGAACAACACCACTCCTGGCTGGAACAACACCACTCCTGGCTGGAATAACACCACTCCTACCCCGAACTGGAATGAAACTACTTGGAGCACACCAATCTGGAATAACACCACCCCTGGCTGGAATAATACCACTCCAGGATGGAATAACACCACTCCTACTCCGAACTGGAATGAGACAACCTGGAGTACACCAAGCTGGAACAACACCACTCCTGGCTGGAATAACACCACTCCTTCCCCAAACTGGAATGAAACTAC TTGGAGCACACCAATCTGGAACAACACCACCCCCGGCTGGAATAACACCACTCCTACTCCGAACTGGAATGAAACAACCTGGAGCACACCAATCTGGAATAATACCACTCCTGGCTGGAATAATACCACTCCCTCGCCGAACTGGAATGAGACCACCGTTAGCTGGAATACCACCACCCCCGCCTGGAATCAGACAACTCTGAGCTCGAACACCACTACTCCAAGCTGGAGTACTACCACTGAGGTTCCACAGACTACAACCACACAGAGCTGGTGGGACAAGCTTTGGCATGACATCTTCTAA
- the LOC117569079 gene encoding DNA-directed RNA polymerase II subunit RPB1 isoform X16: protein MEVLRKFLLLCAVLFSVNTFTAAEPVYSNAITNELSLGNLLFDAITGDLIIPGLDILNNLDQCVANYVSKDFEILISAGAKIRRCSNLKRNVLQNYLQQSSSSGVKTSFNQQSAACNSHSSCYTDLVMNLLGSVQSLEKNYGQIRHCIHKQIDKAEFHLRVEYINLQNCFSGITNLNVTTPAPGTPAWNVTSPAPGTPSWNFTTPAPGTPSWNVTTPAPGTPSWNVTTPAPGTPSWNVTTPAPGTPSWNVTTPAPGTPSWNETTPTWSPPIWNNTTPGWNNTTPGWNETTPTWSPPIWNNTTPGWNNTTPGWNETTTTWSPPIWNNTTPSPNWNETTWSTPSWNNTTPGWNNTTPGWNNTTPSPNWNETTWSTPSWNNTTPGWNNTTPGWNNTTPTPNWNETTWSTPSWNNTTPGWNNTTPGWNNTTPTPNWNETTWSTPIWNNTTPGWNNTTPGWNNTTPTPNWNETTWSTPSWNNTTPGWNNTTPSPNWNETTWSTPIWNNTTPGWNNTTPTPNWNETTWSTPIWNNTTPGWNNTTPSPNWNETTVSWNTTTPAWNQTTLSSNTTTPSWSTTTEVPQTTTTQSWWDKLWHDIF from the exons ATGGAGGTTCTCCGCAAATTTTTACTGCTTTGTGCAGTACTATTCAGTGTAAAT ACCTTTACGGCTGCAGAGCCCGTATACTCGAATGCCATCACCAATGAGTTGAGTTTGGGTAACTTATTGTTCGATGCCATCACTGGAGATTTGATTATTCCTGGTCTTGACATCTTGAACAATCTTGATCAATGTGTCGCAAATTATGTCTCGAAAGATTTTGAGATCTTAATCAGCGCTGGCGCCAAGATACGTCGTTGCAGTAATCTGAAACGGAATGTCCtgcaaaactatttgcaaCAGAGCAGCTCGTCGGGTGTGAAGACCTCCTTCAACCAACAGTCGGCTGCCTGTAATTCCCATAGTTCCTGCTATACCGATCTG GTGATGAACCTACTCGGCAGTGTGCAAAGCCTGGAAAAGAATTATGGACAAATCCGTCATTGCATCCACAAGCAAATTGATAAAGCTGAATTCCATTTGAGAGTCGAGTACATCAACTTGCAAAACTGTTTTTCTGGTATAACAAACTTGAACGTTACAACCCCAGCACCGGGTACACCAGCCTGGAATGTTACAAGCCCAGCACCCGGAACACCAAGTTGGAACTTTACCACTCCAGCACCAGGAACTCCAAGCTGGAACGTTACAACGCCAGCTCCTGGAACTCCAAGCTGGAACGTTACAACGCCAGCACCAGGAACACCAAGCTGGAATGTCACAACCCCAGCACCCGGTACACCCAGCTGGAACGTTACAACCCCAGCACCGGGAACACCAAGCTGGAATGAAACAACTCCCAC CTGGAGCCCTCCAATCTGGAATAACACTACCCCCGGCTGGAACAACACCACCCCTGGCTGGAATGAAACAACTCCCACCTGGAGCCCTCCAATTTGGAATAACACTACCCCTGGCTGGAACAACACCACCCCTGGTTGGAATGAGACCACTACCACCTGGAGCCCTCCAATCTGGAATAACACCACTCCTTCTCCAAACTGGAATGAAACTACCTGGAGTACACCAAGCTGGAACAACACCACACCTGGCTGGAATAACACCACTCCAGGATGGAATAACACCACTCCTTCCCCAAACTGGAATGAAACTACCTGGAGTACACCAAGCTGGAACAACACCACCCCTGGCTGGAATAACACCACTCCAGGATGGAATAACACCACCCCTACTCCGAACTGGAATGAGACAACCTGGAGTACACCAAGCTGGAACAACACCACTCCTGGCTGGAACAACACCACTCCTGGCTGGAATAACACCACTCCTACCCCGAACTGGAATGAAACTACTTGGAGCACACCAATCTGGAATAACACCACCCCTGGCTGGAATAATACCACTCCAGGATGGAATAACACCACTCCTACTCCGAACTGGAATGAGACAACCTGGAGTACACCAAGCTGGAACAACACCACTCCTGGCTGGAATAACACCACTCCTTCCCCAAACTGGAATGAAACTAC TTGGAGCACACCAATCTGGAACAACACCACCCCCGGCTGGAATAACACCACTCCTACTCCGAACTGGAATGAAACAACCTGGAGCACACCAATCTGGAATAATACCACTCCTGGCTGGAATAATACCACTCCCTCGCCGAACTGGAATGAGACCACCGTTAGCTGGAATACCACCACCCCCGCCTGGAATCAGACAACTCTGAGCTCGAACACCACTACTCCAAGCTGGAGTACTACCACTGAGGTTCCACAGACTACAACCACACAGAGCTGGTGGGACAAGCTTTGGCATGACATCTTCTAA
- the LOC117569079 gene encoding DNA-directed RNA polymerase II subunit RPB1 isoform X3 — protein MEVLRKFLLLCAVLFSVNTFTAAEPVYSNAITNELSLGNLLFDAITGDLIIPGLDILNNLDQCVANYVSKDFEILISAGAKIRRCSNLKRNVLQNYLQQSSSSGVKTSFNQQSAACNSHSSCYTDLVMNLLGSVQSLEKNYGQIRHCIHKQIDKAEFHLRVEYINLQNCFSGITNLNVTTPAPGTPAWNVTSPAPGTPSWNFTTPAPGTPSWNVTTPAPGTPSWNVTTPAPGTPSWNVTTPAPGTPSWNVTTPAPGTPSWNETTPTWSPPIWNNTTPGWNNTTPGWNETTPTWSPPIWNNTTPGWNNTTPGWNETTPTWSPPIWNNTTPGWNNTTPGWNETTPTWSPPIWNNTTPGWNNTTPGWNETTPTWSPPIWNNTTPGWNNTTPGWNETTPTWSPPIWNNTTPGWNNTTPGWNETTPTWSPPIWNNTTPGWNNTTPGWNETTTTWSPPIWNNTTPSPNWNETTWSTPSWNNTTPGWNNTTPGWNNTTPSPNWNETTWSTPSWNNTTPGWNNTTPGWNNTTPTPNWNETTWSTPSWNNTTPGWNNTTPGWNNTTPTPNWNETTWSTPIWNNTTPGWNNTTPGWNNTTPTPNWNETTWSTPSWNNTTPGWNNTTPSPNWNETTWSTPIWNNTTPGWNNTTPTPNWNETTWSTPIWNNTTPGWNNTTPSPNWNETTVSWNTTTPAWNQTTLSSNTTTPSWSTTTEVPQTTTTQSWWDKLWHDIF, from the exons ATGGAGGTTCTCCGCAAATTTTTACTGCTTTGTGCAGTACTATTCAGTGTAAAT ACCTTTACGGCTGCAGAGCCCGTATACTCGAATGCCATCACCAATGAGTTGAGTTTGGGTAACTTATTGTTCGATGCCATCACTGGAGATTTGATTATTCCTGGTCTTGACATCTTGAACAATCTTGATCAATGTGTCGCAAATTATGTCTCGAAAGATTTTGAGATCTTAATCAGCGCTGGCGCCAAGATACGTCGTTGCAGTAATCTGAAACGGAATGTCCtgcaaaactatttgcaaCAGAGCAGCTCGTCGGGTGTGAAGACCTCCTTCAACCAACAGTCGGCTGCCTGTAATTCCCATAGTTCCTGCTATACCGATCTG GTGATGAACCTACTCGGCAGTGTGCAAAGCCTGGAAAAGAATTATGGACAAATCCGTCATTGCATCCACAAGCAAATTGATAAAGCTGAATTCCATTTGAGAGTCGAGTACATCAACTTGCAAAACTGTTTTTCTGGTATAACAAACTTGAACGTTACAACCCCAGCACCGGGTACACCAGCCTGGAATGTTACAAGCCCAGCACCCGGAACACCAAGTTGGAACTTTACCACTCCAGCACCAGGAACTCCAAGCTGGAACGTTACAACGCCAGCTCCTGGAACTCCAAGCTGGAACGTTACAACGCCAGCACCAGGAACACCAAGCTGGAATGTCACAACCCCAGCACCCGGTACACCCAGCTGGAACGTTACAACCCCAGCACCGGGAACACCAAGCTGGAATGAAACAACTCCCACCTGGAGCCCTCCAATCTGGAATAACACTACTCCCGGCTGGAACAACACCACCCCTGGCTGGAATGAAACAACTCCTACCTGGAGCCCTCCAATCTGGAATAACACTACTCCCGGCTGGAACAACACCACCCCTGGCTGGAATGAAACAACTCCCACCTGGAGCCCTCCAATCTGGAATAACACTACTCCCGGCTGGAACAACACCACCCCTGGTTGGAATGAAACAACTCCCAC CTGGAGCCCTCCAATCTGGAATAACACTACTCCCGGCTGGAACAACACCACCCCTGGCTGGAATGAAACAACTCCCACCTGGAGCCCTCCAATCTGGAATAACACCACTCCCGGCTGGAACAACACCACCCCTGGCTGGAATGAAACAACTCCCAC CTGGAGCCCTCCAATCTGGAATAACACTACCCCCGGCTGGAACAACACCACCCCTGGCTGGAATGAAACAACTCCCACCTGGAGCCCTCCAATTTGGAATAACACTACCCCTGGCTGGAACAACACCACCCCTGGTTGGAATGAGACCACTACCACCTGGAGCCCTCCAATCTGGAATAACACCACTCCTTCTCCAAACTGGAATGAAACTACCTGGAGTACACCAAGCTGGAACAACACCACACCTGGCTGGAATAACACCACTCCAGGATGGAATAACACCACTCCTTCCCCAAACTGGAATGAAACTACCTGGAGTACACCAAGCTGGAACAACACCACCCCTGGCTGGAATAACACCACTCCAGGATGGAATAACACCACCCCTACTCCGAACTGGAATGAGACAACCTGGAGTACACCAAGCTGGAACAACACCACTCCTGGCTGGAACAACACCACTCCTGGCTGGAATAACACCACTCCTACCCCGAACTGGAATGAAACTACTTGGAGCACACCAATCTGGAATAACACCACCCCTGGCTGGAATAATACCACTCCAGGATGGAATAACACCACTCCTACTCCGAACTGGAATGAGACAACCTGGAGTACACCAAGCTGGAACAACACCACTCCTGGCTGGAATAACACCACTCCTTCCCCAAACTGGAATGAAACTAC TTGGAGCACACCAATCTGGAACAACACCACCCCCGGCTGGAATAACACCACTCCTACTCCGAACTGGAATGAAACAACCTGGAGCACACCAATCTGGAATAATACCACTCCTGGCTGGAATAATACCACTCCCTCGCCGAACTGGAATGAGACCACCGTTAGCTGGAATACCACCACCCCCGCCTGGAATCAGACAACTCTGAGCTCGAACACCACTACTCCAAGCTGGAGTACTACCACTGAGGTTCCACAGACTACAACCACACAGAGCTGGTGGGACAAGCTTTGGCATGACATCTTCTAA
- the LOC117569079 gene encoding DNA-directed RNA polymerase II subunit RPB1 isoform X7, with protein sequence MEVLRKFLLLCAVLFSVNTFTAAEPVYSNAITNELSLGNLLFDAITGDLIIPGLDILNNLDQCVANYVSKDFEILISAGAKIRRCSNLKRNVLQNYLQQSSSSGVKTSFNQQSAACNSHSSCYTDLVMNLLGSVQSLEKNYGQIRHCIHKQIDKAEFHLRVEYINLQNCFSGITNLNVTTPAPGTPAWNVTSPAPGTPSWNFTTPAPGTPSWNVTTPAPGTPSWNVTTPAPGTPSWNVTTPAPGTPSWNVTTPAPGTPSWNETTPTWSPPIWNNTTPGWNNTTPGWNETTPTWSPPIWNNTTPGWNNTTPGWNETTPTWSPPIWNNTTPGWNNTTPGWNETTPTWSPPIWNNTTPGWNNTTPGWNETTPTWIPPIWNNTTPGWNNTTPGWNETTPTWSPPIWNNTTPGWNNTTPGWNETTPTWSPPIWNNTTPGWNNTTPGWNETTTTWSPPIWNNTTPSPNWNETTWSTPSWNNTTPGWNNTTPGWNNTTPSPNWNETTWSTPSWNNTTPGWNNTTPGWNNTTPTPNWNETTWSTPSWNNTTPGWNNTTPGWNNTTPTPNWNETTWSTPIWNNTTPGWNNTTPGWNNTTPTPNWNETTWSTPSWNNTTPGWNNTTPSPNWNETTWSTPIWNNTTPGWNNTTPTPNWNETTWSTPIWNNTTPGWNNTTPSPNWNETTVSWNTTTPAWNQTTLSSNTTTPSWSTTTEVPQTTTTQSWWDKLWHDIF encoded by the exons ATGGAGGTTCTCCGCAAATTTTTACTGCTTTGTGCAGTACTATTCAGTGTAAAT ACCTTTACGGCTGCAGAGCCCGTATACTCGAATGCCATCACCAATGAGTTGAGTTTGGGTAACTTATTGTTCGATGCCATCACTGGAGATTTGATTATTCCTGGTCTTGACATCTTGAACAATCTTGATCAATGTGTCGCAAATTATGTCTCGAAAGATTTTGAGATCTTAATCAGCGCTGGCGCCAAGATACGTCGTTGCAGTAATCTGAAACGGAATGTCCtgcaaaactatttgcaaCAGAGCAGCTCGTCGGGTGTGAAGACCTCCTTCAACCAACAGTCGGCTGCCTGTAATTCCCATAGTTCCTGCTATACCGATCTG GTGATGAACCTACTCGGCAGTGTGCAAAGCCTGGAAAAGAATTATGGACAAATCCGTCATTGCATCCACAAGCAAATTGATAAAGCTGAATTCCATTTGAGAGTCGAGTACATCAACTTGCAAAACTGTTTTTCTGGTATAACAAACTTGAACGTTACAACCCCAGCACCGGGTACACCAGCCTGGAATGTTACAAGCCCAGCACCCGGAACACCAAGTTGGAACTTTACCACTCCAGCACCAGGAACTCCAAGCTGGAACGTTACAACGCCAGCTCCTGGAACTCCAAGCTGGAACGTTACAACGCCAGCACCAGGAACACCAAGCTGGAATGTCACAACCCCAGCACCCGGTACACCCAGCTGGAACGTTACAACCCCAGCACCGGGAACACCAAGCTGGAATGAAACAACTCCCACCTGGAGCCCTCCAATCTGGAATAACACTACTCCCGGCTGGAACAACACCACCCCTGGCTGGAATGAAACAACTCCTACCTGGAGCCCTCCAATCTGGAATAACACTACTCCCGGCTGGAACAACACCACCCCTGGCTGGAATGAAACAACTCCCACCTGGAGCCCTCCAATCTGGAATAACACTACTCCCGGCTGGAACAACACCACCCCTGGTTGGAATGAAACAACTCCCAC CTGGAGCCCTCCAATCTGGAATAACACCACTCCCGGCTGGAACAACACCACCCCTGGCTGGAATGAAACAACTCCCACCTGGATCCCTCCAATCTGGAATAACACTACCCCCGGCTGGAACAACACCACCCCTGGCTGGAATGAAACAACTCCCAC CTGGAGCCCTCCAATCTGGAATAACACTACCCCCGGCTGGAACAACACCACCCCTGGCTGGAATGAAACAACTCCCACCTGGAGCCCTCCAATTTGGAATAACACTACCCCTGGCTGGAACAACACCACCCCTGGTTGGAATGAGACCACTACCACCTGGAGCCCTCCAATCTGGAATAACACCACTCCTTCTCCAAACTGGAATGAAACTACCTGGAGTACACCAAGCTGGAACAACACCACACCTGGCTGGAATAACACCACTCCAGGATGGAATAACACCACTCCTTCCCCAAACTGGAATGAAACTACCTGGAGTACACCAAGCTGGAACAACACCACCCCTGGCTGGAATAACACCACTCCAGGATGGAATAACACCACCCCTACTCCGAACTGGAATGAGACAACCTGGAGTACACCAAGCTGGAACAACACCACTCCTGGCTGGAACAACACCACTCCTGGCTGGAATAACACCACTCCTACCCCGAACTGGAATGAAACTACTTGGAGCACACCAATCTGGAATAACACCACCCCTGGCTGGAATAATACCACTCCAGGATGGAATAACACCACTCCTACTCCGAACTGGAATGAGACAACCTGGAGTACACCAAGCTGGAACAACACCACTCCTGGCTGGAATAACACCACTCCTTCCCCAAACTGGAATGAAACTAC TTGGAGCACACCAATCTGGAACAACACCACCCCCGGCTGGAATAACACCACTCCTACTCCGAACTGGAATGAAACAACCTGGAGCACACCAATCTGGAATAATACCACTCCTGGCTGGAATAATACCACTCCCTCGCCGAACTGGAATGAGACCACCGTTAGCTGGAATACCACCACCCCCGCCTGGAATCAGACAACTCTGAGCTCGAACACCACTACTCCAAGCTGGAGTACTACCACTGAGGTTCCACAGACTACAACCACACAGAGCTGGTGGGACAAGCTTTGGCATGACATCTTCTAA